GTGCTGACGCCCCAGATGTAGACGGCCATGAACAGGAACAGCCACACGACATCCACAAAGTGCCAATACCACGCCGCCGCTTCGAACCCGATATGCTTCTCGGCCGAGAAATGTCCCTTCATCGCCCGCAGGAGGCAAACAAACAGGAAGATGGTGCCGATGATCACATGTGCCCCGTGGAACCCGGTTGCCATGAAGAAGCCCGAAAAGAACTTGTCGCCGCCAAATTCCCAGCCCTGGTACAGCAGGTAGGAATATTCGTAGGCCTGCAAAGCGGTAAACGCGACACCCAGAACCACGGCGATGGCAAGGCCGTTGATTACGTCCTTGCGTTCCCCGCCATGCACCAGCGCGTGGTGCGCCCAGGTCACGGCACAACCGGACAGCAAAAGGATCAACGTGTTGATCAGCGGCAGGTGGAATGCATCCACATGGTAGATTTCGGGCTGGACGTATTCAGTGCCGACATATTCACTCATCGGGTAGATGTAGCTTTTGAACGAGGCCCAGAACCAGGCGGCAAAGAACATCACCTCGGACATGATGAACAGGATAAAGCCATAGCGTAGGCCAATGCGCACGACGGGTGTGTGATCGCCAATCCGGCTTTCGGCAACAACGTCAGCCCACCAACCGAACATCGTATAAAGGACAGCGACAAAGCCGATCAGGAACAACCATGGACCGCTCAATTCGATCGACTTGAAGAAGATGGTCATACCGCCGGACATCCAGCAAACGGCGCCAAACAACATGGCAAAGCCCGCAAGCGCGCCAAGCAAAGGCCAGGTCGATGGCGCAAGAATGTGGTAGTCGTGATTTTTTGCGTGGGCCATGGTCCGTCCCTCAGTTCAGGTTTGTATCGTCCGCCTGCTCCAACGCGGCATAGCCGTCGGGCAGGTCGATTTGGTAAAAGGTATAACTCAGCGTGATCGTATGCACATATTTTGCGTCGCGGTCCGTCACGATGTCCGGGTCGACATAGAAGGTCACAGGCATCACCACCCGTTCACCGGGCTGCAAGACCTGTTCTTCAAAGCAGAAGCAATCGATCTTGGAAAAGAAGCCGCCCGCCTCGTAGGGGGCCACGTTATAGCTGGCCGATCCGGCCACGGGCCGGTCCGTCGGATTGTACGCTTCATAAAACGCGAGGCCGGTTTCACCGATGCGTAATTCCATCTCACGCACTTCGGGGGTGAATTGCCACGGCATGTGACGCTCCAGCGATGCGTCAAAGCGCACCTTGATCGTCTGATCCAGGATATCTTCG
The DNA window shown above is from uncultured Tateyamaria sp. and carries:
- a CDS encoding cytochrome c oxidase assembly protein, whose protein sequence is MRLEGPTRTVAQTVGLVVVMGGLAWASVPFYDWFCRVTGFGGTPGVSEVANEDILDQTIKVRFDASLERHMPWQFTPEVREMELRIGETGLAFYEAYNPTDRPVAGSASYNVAPYEAGGFFSKIDCFCFEEQVLQPGERVVMPVTFYVDPDIVTDRDAKYVHTITLSYTFYQIDLPDGYAALEQADDTNLN
- a CDS encoding cytochrome c oxidase subunit 3, which translates into the protein MAHAKNHDYHILAPSTWPLLGALAGFAMLFGAVCWMSGGMTIFFKSIELSGPWLFLIGFVAVLYTMFGWWADVVAESRIGDHTPVVRIGLRYGFILFIMSEVMFFAAWFWASFKSYIYPMSEYVGTEYVQPEIYHVDAFHLPLINTLILLLSGCAVTWAHHALVHGGERKDVINGLAIAVVLGVAFTALQAYEYSYLLYQGWEFGGDKFFSGFFMATGFHGAHVIIGTIFLFVCLLRAMKGHFSAEKHIGFEAAAWYWHFVDVVWLFLFMAVYIWGVSTMPGLDH